CGCTGTGCGGTGATGACGATGTCGCCGACGTTGCTGTCCGTCGCCGACGGCGCCTCCTGGCCGGGACCGTTGGTGGGTGCCGTCGTCTGGGACGACGTGGTATCGGCGGTCTGCGCAGCGGCGGGAATCGCTGCCAGCATGACGATCGCCGATGCCGCGAGCAGTTCGAACTTCTTCATGGTGGCATCCTCTCCCTGTCCGTCCGCGCGATCTGATGTCGACGATACGAAAAGTTCCTGTTTCAGGTATGGCGAAATTAACGACCGGAAATTTCCCGCGTCAATCGATTTCTGCCGGAAAATTGCGGTGTTTTGCGAAGTCGACGACATTGGACCAGTTGCAGAATCGAACCTATGGTTGGGTGGGATGCGCATCGATGAGTGTTCGGAAAGGGTTAGATAGATGACGGATCAGCACGGCTCGCCCGACGATGGCGACCTGATCGAGCCAATGGCCCCGGCCGCAGTGCCGCAGGACGTGACGGATGCGATCCGCACGCTGATCCGCTGGGCCGGCGATGATCCGATGCGCGAGGGGCTGGTCGACACGCCGCGCCGCGTCGCCAAGGCCTGGAAGGAATATTGCGCCGGTTACGAGGACGACCCTGCGCGCCATCTGGAGCGGGTGTTCGAGGAAGTCGGCGGCTATGACGAGATCGTGCTGTTGAAGGACATCCCCTTCCAGTCGCATTGCGAACATCACATGGCGCCGATCATCGGCAAGGCGCATATCGCCTACCTGCCCAAGGATCATGTCGTCGGGATCAGCAAGCTGGCGCGCGTATTGCACGGCTTCGCACGCCGGTTGCAGGTGCAGGAGCGGCTGACGGCCGAGGTCGCCGATTGCATCTGGGACAACCTGAAACCCCAGGGCGTCGCCGTGGTGATCGAGGCGAGCCACGCCTGCATGACCGCGCGCGGAGTCCGCACGCCGGGGGTCGGCATGGTCACCAGCCGGATGATGGGCGTGTTCCGCGACGACGAGCGCAGCCGCAAGGAAGTGCTGGCCTTGATGGGATGTTGACGCCGTCCACACGCCGACACGTGCTGGTGACCGGCGGCGCCAGGCGGCTGGGCGCGTCGATCGCCCGCGCGCTGGCGGCCGACGGCTGGCGCGTCGTCATTCATTACGGCCGTTCGGCGGACGAGGCGCGGACCCTCGCTGCGGCACTGGACGGGGTGGCGATACAGGGCGATCTGGCCGATGCCGCCGGCGCGACCGCCCTGTTCGCGCGGGCGCGTGCGGCGGCCGGCGGGCCGATCGCGGCACTGGTCAACAGCGCTTCGAGTTTCGAGTATGATCGGCCCGAGGCGATCGACGGCGCGCTCGCCGCCAGGCTGCATATCGTGAATGCCGTCACGCCAGCGATGCTGGCGGCGGCGCTGGCGGCGCAGGACGACATCGACGATGGCGCGGTCGTCAACCTGCTCGACCAGAAGCTGGCCAATCCCAATCCGGATTTCTTCAGTTATTCGCTGAGCAAATATGCACTCGCCGGGGCGACCGAGATGCTGGCGCAGGCGCTCGGTCCGAAAGTGCGCGTGAACGCCGTCGCGCCCGGCATCACACTGCCGAGCGGCGATCAGAGCGAGGCGGAGTTCGCCCGGGTCGCCGCCGACAACCTGCTTCGCCGTCCGGTCGGCGCGGAGAATGTCGCAGAGGCGGTCGCATACCTGCTTGGCGCCCGCAGCGTCACCGGCCAGACCGTGTACGTCGATTGCGGGCAGCGGTTCGTCCGGCGAGACGGGGACGTGATGTTCGAGGGGCGCGATGGCTGAATTCACGACCATCCTGGAAGGGCTGGAGGTTGCGATGCGGCTGGGTATCCATCCCCATGAGGAGGCACCGCAACGCGTGCGCCTGTCGGTGTGGATGACGGTCGACTATGCGATACCGCCGAGCGCCGATGCGATCGAGGAGGTGCTCGATTACGACTTCGTGCGTGCCGGCGTGCATGCGCTGGCGGATGGTCCGGGCTTTGCGCTGCAGGAAACGCTGGTCGAGGCGGTCGCTGCCCTTTGCCTCGCCGACCCTCGTGTACGCGTGGTGCGGGTACGTTCGGTCAAGCCCGACATCTATCCGGACGCGAGCGTCGGATGCGAGATCGTGCGGCAGCGACAGGCGATGCGGTGACGGGCATTGCGGTTGAAACGCCTGTATCTGGCGAAACGCGTCAATGAGATGTGGGCGCCAACGACCTGACACGCTTCATGTCAGTTTCAGGGCGCTTTCGAATCTTTCGGTTGGATATCCGACCAGCGCAGCGTGAGTTTGTCGCCTTTTACCTTGGGCAGGGTCTTTCGATCAATCAACTGGCTCCGCACCTCAAAGCCGGCATCGATCTTCACGATCAAGACCTTGCTGAAATTACGCTTGAGATTGAGTGTGACCTGATCGGAATTTTTGAACGGGGTTATCGTCTTCACTTCTACAAAATGATTCCCCAACTTGCCATCGGAGCCCTGCGCATAATTGCGATGAAGTTTGATCCCGTGCGTGATCGCGCCATAGAGCTCGCCGAGATCGCCATAGACCTGTAGGTGACTGCCCGTCAGGTCATGATAGTCCATCGCAACCGCGAGGAGGGATTTGAAAATCGGTACGAGATCGGCGTCTAGATTGGGAAAGCAGGCTTCGAATTCAAGACGTTCGAGGTGCGAGTTAATCTCGTCCCACGTGATCCATTCGCCATCGTCGTAAATGGCATTATCGTCGTTCCACAGGTCGGTTGGGCCATGCATCATGTACGGACATTACGGCTGAAGGCGTAAACGCGTCCTTTCTACATAGACGGAAGCATTCCCGTATCGCTCCGGCTACCCTCGTCCCGCGGGCATCACGTCCGGTTCACCGCGTCAGCCCCGCACGCACGCTCGCCGTCGCGATGTCGGTGGCGAGGCTGATGCCGAACACCGTGCGGCCGTCCGCAGTCCGGCATTCGACACAGGCGGCGGCCTGCGCGTCGGCGCCGTGACCGATCGCATGTTCGCTGTATGGTGAGGCGGCGATATTCCCCGGTGCAAAGAGGGATAGCCGATTCGTCGTTCACCGATGAACTGGCGGTTGCATGAACTCTATCGTGATGTTGTCGGGTCCCGAGACGTAAGCGGTCAGCGTTCCCTGTCGCGGGCCAGCCGGGATCGGTTGCGGGCTTCCTTTAGCCTTCCATCCGGCGGCCTCGACACGGATGATAGCGGCATGGATATCCTTTACCACAAGCGCCAGATGCGCGGCGCCGATCGCACCCGCACTGTCCGGCGTGGCGCCATTCTGGCGCCCTCGGGAGTATTCGAGCAGTTCGACGACGAACCCGTCCGGAGATTTGACGATCGCTGTCCGTACGTTCGGATCATCGACACCCGTAACCCGGTACAAAAAGTCGCCGCCCATTTCCGACTGCCGTTGGAGCATGAAGCCGAGCGCCTCCGTCCAGAACAGGATAGATTCGCCTAACGAGGAGACGGCGAAACCGATGTGATCCACGGCGGTTACGGTTGCGTCATCAGTCACTGCTGCTTTGCCTTTCGACGGCCACGGGACGTAGGAAGCCGCGCCCCGGCGACAAGCGGCAGCGGTGACGTCATCGGCAGAGGATCACATGCTGACCATCAACGCTATCGATCACATCGTCTTCAACGTTCGTGACGTCGAAACCTCGGCGCGATGGTACGAAGCTGTTCTCGGCATGAACCGCACCGATGTCCGATCGGATCGGGGGGAGCCGCGCACCAGCATGACTTTCGGGCAAAACAAGATCAACCTGCGCCCGATCGACGCCTCACAGGAGCGTTGGTTCACAGGTCGGGCGCCGTCCGCCGGGGGGCAAGACCTCTGCTTTCTAACCAGCCTTTCACCAGATGCGGTCGCGGCGCATTTCAGGAATTGTGACGTGGACATCGAGGCAGGGCCCGTCACGAAGAAGGGCGCTCGCGGCCCCATCTGCTCGGTGTATGTCCGCGACCCCGATGGCAATCTGATCGAGGTGTCTTCCTACACGTAAGGGCGTTCCGGAGCGAAAGCCCTTCTGCTGACGTGCGAATTGCGCACCGGGCGTCTTGGGTGGGGGGACGAGGGCAGCCCCGGCGGCTACCCTCGTCCCCCGGGCATCACGTCCGGTTCGCCGCGCTCAGCACCGCACGCACGCTCGCCGTGGCGATGTCGGTGTCGAGGCCGACGCCGAACACCGTGCGGCCGTCCGCGGTGCGGCATTCGACATAGGCGGCGGCCTGCGCGTCGGCGCCGTGGCCGATCGCATGTTCGCTGTAATCGACCACGTCGAGGTCGGGACCGGTTTCGCCCAGCGCGGCGATGACGCCCGAGATCAGGCCGTTGCCGCGGCCCGAGATCGAGCGTTCGACGCCGTCCACCGCGACCCGGCCGACGAACAGGCGGGCACCGGCGCTGCCGGTCTCCTCGTAATCGCGCAGGACGAAACGGTCGGCGGACTGGGGCAGATAGGTCGCTTCGAACCGGCCCCAGATGTCGGCGGCGCCGAGTTCGCGGCTGGTTTCGTCGGCGAGTGCCTGGACGTGGCGGCTGAAATCGGCCTGGAGGCGCTTGGGCAGCTTCAGGCCCTTGTCCTGTTCGATCACCCAGGCGACGCCGCCCTTGCCGGACTGCGAATTGACGCGGATCACCGCTTCGTAACTGCGGCCGAGATCGGCCGGGTCGATCGGGAGATACGGTACCTCCCACAGCGCATCGTTGCGCGCCGCCTGTGCGGCGAAGCCCTTCTTGATCGCATCCTGATGGCTGCCGGAAAAGGCGGTGAACACCAGGTCGCCCGCATAGGGCGTGCGCGGATGGACGGGGATGTTCGTGCAATAGTCGACGGTCTTCACGATCGCGTCGATGTCCGACAGGTCGAGGTTCGGCGACACGCCTTGCGTGTACATGTTGAGCGCGACCGTCACGAGATCGCAATTGCCGGTCCGTTCGCCATTGCCGAGCAAGCATCCCTCGACCCGGTCGGCGCCCGCCATCAGGCCGAGTTCCGCGGCGGCGACCCCGGTGCCGCGGTCGTTATGGGTGTGCAGCGAGATGACGACGCTGTCGCGGTTGGGGATGTTGCGGCCGAACCATTCGATCTGGTCGGCATAGACGTTGGGCGTCGCGCATTCGACCGTGGCGGGCAGGTTGAAGATGATCGGCTTGTCCGGCGTCGGTCGCAGGACGTCCATCACCGCGGCGCATACTTCCACCGAGAAATCGAGTTCGGCGGTGGAAAAGGTTTCCGGGCTGTATTCGAAATGCCATTCGGTGTCGGGGCGCCTGGCGGCCTCGTCGCGCAGGACCTTGGCGCCTTCCACCGCGATGCGCTTCACCTCGTCGCGGGTCATGCCGAACACGATCTTGCGCCATGCCGGCGAGACGGCATTGTAGAGGTGGACGATGCCCTGCTTCGCGCCGTCCAGCGATGCGAAGGTGGTTTCGATCAGGTCGCGGCGCGACTGGGTGAGCACTTGGACGAAGACGTCGTCCGGGATGCGGCCGGTCTTCACCAGGCCGCTGATGAAATCGAATTCGGTCGCGCCGGCGGATGGGAAGCCGACTTCGATCTCCTTCAGCCCGGTGCGGACGAGCAGGTCGAAGAAGCGGGTCTTCTTTTCGGCATCCATCG
The sequence above is a segment of the Sphingomonas insulae genome. Coding sequences within it:
- a CDS encoding SDR family oxidoreductase; protein product: MLTPSTRRHVLVTGGARRLGASIARALAADGWRVVIHYGRSADEARTLAAALDGVAIQGDLADAAGATALFARARAAAGGPIAALVNSASSFEYDRPEAIDGALAARLHIVNAVTPAMLAAALAAQDDIDDGAVVNLLDQKLANPNPDFFSYSLSKYALAGATEMLAQALGPKVRVNAVAPGITLPSGDQSEAEFARVAADNLLRRPVGAENVAEAVAYLLGARSVTGQTVYVDCGQRFVRRDGDVMFEGRDG
- the leuA gene encoding 2-isopropylmalate synthase, giving the protein MLRDPSTKYRPFPTIDLPDRQWPSNVITRAPRWLSTDLRDGNQALIDPMDAEKKTRFFDLLVRTGLKEIEVGFPSAGATEFDFISGLVKTGRIPDDVFVQVLTQSRRDLIETTFASLDGAKQGIVHLYNAVSPAWRKIVFGMTRDEVKRIAVEGAKVLRDEAARRPDTEWHFEYSPETFSTAELDFSVEVCAAVMDVLRPTPDKPIIFNLPATVECATPNVYADQIEWFGRNIPNRDSVVISLHTHNDRGTGVAAAELGLMAGADRVEGCLLGNGERTGNCDLVTVALNMYTQGVSPNLDLSDIDAIVKTVDYCTNIPVHPRTPYAGDLVFTAFSGSHQDAIKKGFAAQAARNDALWEVPYLPIDPADLGRSYEAVIRVNSQSGKGGVAWVIEQDKGLKLPKRLQADFSRHVQALADETSRELGAADIWGRFEATYLPQSADRFVLRDYEETGSAGARLFVGRVAVDGVERSISGRGNGLISGVIAALGETGPDLDVVDYSEHAIGHGADAQAAAYVECRTADGRTVFGVGLDTDIATASVRAVLSAANRT
- a CDS encoding VOC family protein, which translates into the protein MTDDATVTAVDHIGFAVSSLGESILFWTEALGFMLQRQSEMGGDFLYRVTGVDDPNVRTAIVKSPDGFVVELLEYSRGRQNGATPDSAGAIGAAHLALVVKDIHAAIIRVEAAGWKAKGSPQPIPAGPRQGTLTAYVSGPDNITIEFMQPPVHR
- the folE gene encoding GTP cyclohydrolase I FolE, producing MTDQHGSPDDGDLIEPMAPAAVPQDVTDAIRTLIRWAGDDPMREGLVDTPRRVAKAWKEYCAGYEDDPARHLERVFEEVGGYDEIVLLKDIPFQSHCEHHMAPIIGKAHIAYLPKDHVVGISKLARVLHGFARRLQVQERLTAEVADCIWDNLKPQGVAVVIEASHACMTARGVRTPGVGMVTSRMMGVFRDDERSRKEVLALMGC
- a CDS encoding VOC family protein, with the protein product MLTINAIDHIVFNVRDVETSARWYEAVLGMNRTDVRSDRGEPRTSMTFGQNKINLRPIDASQERWFTGRAPSAGGQDLCFLTSLSPDAVAAHFRNCDVDIEAGPVTKKGARGPICSVYVRDPDGNLIEVSSYT
- a CDS encoding dihydroneopterin aldolase, which gives rise to MAEFTTILEGLEVAMRLGIHPHEEAPQRVRLSVWMTVDYAIPPSADAIEEVLDYDFVRAGVHALADGPGFALQETLVEAVAALCLADPRVRVVRVRSVKPDIYPDASVGCEIVRQRQAMR